A single genomic interval of Rhododendron vialii isolate Sample 1 chromosome 3a, ASM3025357v1 harbors:
- the LOC131321313 gene encoding protein NSP-INTERACTING KINASE 3-like produces the protein MEVSSAVVTGALSKSTYMSVKVVPPSMETELTVLGSIDSLRLGILSVLRLCGRRQKIIDRASFYPQNRFAVTRCTSIGGGEYSCRIGWANSIYLDLSSNSFSHPIPDLFGKLQLLKYLDLSGNSFSGSIPQSLGTLSALEELRICGNQLNGTIPVSLGQLSSLKILDLSSNQ, from the exons ATGGAG GTTTCAAGTGCTGTAGTTACAGGGGCACTTTCAAAGTCTACCTATATGAGTGTGAAGGTGGTGCCGCCTTCTATGG AAACGGAATTAACAGTCCTTGGTTCAATTGATTCTCTTAGGCTCGGTATTCTGTCTGTCCTTCGTTTGTGCGGACGCAGGCAGAAGATCATTGATCGGGCTTCGTTTTATCCTCAGAACAGattcgctgtaacccggtgcacatcaattggtgggggcgaataCT CTTGCCGGATTGGCTGGGCCAATTCAATATACCTTGATCTGTCGTCGAACTCATTTTCCCATCCCATCCCGGATTTGTTTGGGAAACTTCAACTTCTGAAGTACCTTGATCTTTCAGGGAATTCGTTTAGTGGGTCCATTCCTCAATCGCTGGGGACGTTGTCAGCTTTGGAAGAATTGCGTATTTGTGGGAATCAGTTAAATGGAACAATTCCAGTTTCTCTTGGTCAATTATCAAGCCTTAAGATACTGGATCTCTCTTCTAATCA GTGA
- the LOC131319586 gene encoding receptor-like protein EIX2 isoform X1, translating into MGSCKIGTGFPQWLRTQKKVYELDISNASISGTLPQWLDEMPLVLLYLSHNLIGGPIQKLPPTLRALYLSHNLIGGPIQKLPPTLTQLDLSYNLISGPLPQNISEMVPGLEALLLAGNLISGLIPDSLWEIPDLAVLDLSKNKLFGNLPLYKGWGELSSLLDMRLSSNKLSGILRSSIGNFTDLVWLHLNNNSFYGELPSTLRNCTSLTVLDLGENRFSGSIPTWIGDSFYLKVLRLHKNMFIDNIPSQLCQMLGLQIMDFGNNLLTGPIPRCLGNLSRMILDESGYPRSNYWQLFDTIMMQVIKGRELEFTSWNLVLLANMDLSRNNLVGSIPKEITNLSGLCGLNLSHNNLTGKIPEKIGGLKLLESLNFSENQLSGIIPQSISGLNFLSRLNLSYNNLSGRIPTGYQLQTLPSSSYLGNSELCGDPLPRKCRGDEKSQPPTATGHREEHEEDDSEKVWFYVAIMSGYATGLWGFVAVLVLKKSWRHAYFQFVVMVKDEVLLAIALRVARLKNYIDQFGGRKRKSTVVNRRFWLATV; encoded by the exons ATGGGTTCTTGCAAAATTGGGACTGGTTTCCCTCAGTGGCTTCGAACCCAAAAGAAAGTTTACGAGTTGGATATTTCTAATGCTAGCATATCAGGAACCCTGCCTCAATGGCTAGATGAAATGCCTCTTGTGTTGTTGTATCTTTCCCATAACCTTATCGGTGGACCGATTCAAAAACTTCCTCCCACTTTACGGGCATTGTATCTTTCCCATAACCTTATCGGTGGACCGATTCAAAAACTTCCTCCCACTTTAACGCAATTGGATCTCTCCTATAACTTAATCTCTGGACCTCTTCCACAAAATATCAGTGAGATGGTGCCCGGTTTGGAAGCTCTGTTACTAGCCGGTAACTTGATAAGTGGTTTGATACCCGATTCATTGTGGGAAATTCCAGATCTAGCAGTTCTTGATCTCTCCAAAAACAAGCTATTTGGGAATCTTCCCCTTTACAAGGGGTGGGGGGAACTTTCATCACTATTGGATATGAGATTATCGTCCAACAAGCTTTCGGGAATTCTTCGTTCCTCTATTGGAAATTTTACTGATCTGGTGTGGTTACACTTGAACAACAACAGTTTTTATGGAGAGCTTCCTTCGACATTGAGAAACTGCACAAGTTTAACGGTATTGGATCTTGGTGAGAATAGATTCTCTGGAAGCATACCTACATGGATCGGAGACTCGTTTTATTTGAAAGTTTTGAGACTGCACAAGAATATGTTCATTGACAACATTCCTTCACAATTGTGCCAAATGTTGGGACTCCAAATCATGGACTTCGGAAATAATCTCTTGACGGGACCCATCCCGCGTTGTTTAGGCAATCTCTCTCGCATGATTTTGGATGAAAGTGGGTATCCTAGGAGTAATTATTGGCAATTATTTGACACAATCATGATGCAAGTCATTAAAGGACGCGAACTTGAATTCACCAGCTGGAACTTAGTACTTCTAGCCAACATGGACCTTTCGAGGAACAATCTGGTTGGATCAATCCCAAAAGAGATCACAAATCTTTCTGGGTTGTGCGGGCTTAATCTCTCTCATAACAATCTGACAGGAAAGATCCCTGAGAAAATTGGGGGGTTGAAGTTACTGGAATCACTTAATTTCTCCGAGAATCAACTTTCGGGGATAATTCCACAAAGCATTTCGGGGTTGAATTTCTTAAGCCGCTTAAACTTGTCATACAACAACTTGTCTGGACGAATTCCAACGGGATACCAGCTCCAAACTCTTCCCTCATCTAGTTACCTTGGCAACAGTGAACTCTGCGGAGATCCATTACCAAGAAAATGTCGCGGTGATGAAAAATCTCAACCTCCGACGGCCACGGGTCACCGGGAAGAACACGAGGAAGATGACTCTGAAAAAGTTTGGTTCTACGTGGCTATAATGAGCGGCTACGCAACGGGGTTATGGGGATTCGTAGCTGTTCTGGTGTTAAAGAAGTCTTGGAGGCATGCTTATTTCCAGTTTGTGGTCATGGTCAAAGACGAGGTACTACTGGCGATTGCACTCAGAGTTGCTCGACTGAAGAATTACATCGATCAGTTCGGTGGGCGAAAACGCAAATCTACG GTGGTGAACCGGCGGTTTTGGTTGGCGACTGTCTGA
- the LOC131319586 gene encoding receptor-like protein EIX2 isoform X2, whose protein sequence is MGSCKIGTGFPQWLRTQKKVYELDISNASISGTLPQWLDEMPLVLLYLSHNLIGGPIQKLPPTLRALYLSHNLIGGPIQKLPPTLTQLDLSYNLISGPLPQNISEMVPGLEALLLAGNLISGLIPDSLWEIPDLAVLDLSKNKLFGNLPLYKGWGELSSLLDMRLSSNKLSGILRSSIGNFTDLVWLHLNNNSFYGELPSTLRNCTSLTVLDLGENRFSGSIPTWIGDSFYLKVLRLHKNMFIDNIPSQLCQMLGLQIMDFGNNLLTGPIPRCLGNLSRMILDESGYPRSNYWQLFDTIMMQVIKGRELEFTSWNLVLLANMDLSRNNLVGSIPKEITNLSGLCGLNLSHNNLTGKIPEKIGGLKLLESLNFSENQLSGIIPQSISGLNFLSRLNLSYNNLSGRIPTGYQLQTLPSSSYLGNSELCGDPLPRKCRGDEKSQPPTATGHREEHEEDDSEKVWFYVAIMSGYATGLWGFVAVLVLKKSWRHAYFQFVVMVKDEVLLAIALRVARLKNYIDQFGGRKRKSTDVRG, encoded by the coding sequence ATGGGTTCTTGCAAAATTGGGACTGGTTTCCCTCAGTGGCTTCGAACCCAAAAGAAAGTTTACGAGTTGGATATTTCTAATGCTAGCATATCAGGAACCCTGCCTCAATGGCTAGATGAAATGCCTCTTGTGTTGTTGTATCTTTCCCATAACCTTATCGGTGGACCGATTCAAAAACTTCCTCCCACTTTACGGGCATTGTATCTTTCCCATAACCTTATCGGTGGACCGATTCAAAAACTTCCTCCCACTTTAACGCAATTGGATCTCTCCTATAACTTAATCTCTGGACCTCTTCCACAAAATATCAGTGAGATGGTGCCCGGTTTGGAAGCTCTGTTACTAGCCGGTAACTTGATAAGTGGTTTGATACCCGATTCATTGTGGGAAATTCCAGATCTAGCAGTTCTTGATCTCTCCAAAAACAAGCTATTTGGGAATCTTCCCCTTTACAAGGGGTGGGGGGAACTTTCATCACTATTGGATATGAGATTATCGTCCAACAAGCTTTCGGGAATTCTTCGTTCCTCTATTGGAAATTTTACTGATCTGGTGTGGTTACACTTGAACAACAACAGTTTTTATGGAGAGCTTCCTTCGACATTGAGAAACTGCACAAGTTTAACGGTATTGGATCTTGGTGAGAATAGATTCTCTGGAAGCATACCTACATGGATCGGAGACTCGTTTTATTTGAAAGTTTTGAGACTGCACAAGAATATGTTCATTGACAACATTCCTTCACAATTGTGCCAAATGTTGGGACTCCAAATCATGGACTTCGGAAATAATCTCTTGACGGGACCCATCCCGCGTTGTTTAGGCAATCTCTCTCGCATGATTTTGGATGAAAGTGGGTATCCTAGGAGTAATTATTGGCAATTATTTGACACAATCATGATGCAAGTCATTAAAGGACGCGAACTTGAATTCACCAGCTGGAACTTAGTACTTCTAGCCAACATGGACCTTTCGAGGAACAATCTGGTTGGATCAATCCCAAAAGAGATCACAAATCTTTCTGGGTTGTGCGGGCTTAATCTCTCTCATAACAATCTGACAGGAAAGATCCCTGAGAAAATTGGGGGGTTGAAGTTACTGGAATCACTTAATTTCTCCGAGAATCAACTTTCGGGGATAATTCCACAAAGCATTTCGGGGTTGAATTTCTTAAGCCGCTTAAACTTGTCATACAACAACTTGTCTGGACGAATTCCAACGGGATACCAGCTCCAAACTCTTCCCTCATCTAGTTACCTTGGCAACAGTGAACTCTGCGGAGATCCATTACCAAGAAAATGTCGCGGTGATGAAAAATCTCAACCTCCGACGGCCACGGGTCACCGGGAAGAACACGAGGAAGATGACTCTGAAAAAGTTTGGTTCTACGTGGCTATAATGAGCGGCTACGCAACGGGGTTATGGGGATTCGTAGCTGTTCTGGTGTTAAAGAAGTCTTGGAGGCATGCTTATTTCCAGTTTGTGGTCATGGTCAAAGACGAGGTACTACTGGCGATTGCACTCAGAGTTGCTCGACTGAAGAATTACATCGATCAGTTCGGTGGGCGAAAACGCAAATCTACG